The DNA segment AGGCGAAAGAAGATTCCTGCATTTTAAAGGACGACATTTCGTTCTTGGAAACGGAGATCGATCGAATGCAGGAAAAGTTGACTCCTTTGAAAAAGTTCATTCTGCCAGGCGGAAGTAAAGCATCTTCTTTTTTGCATATTTCCAGAACCGTCACGAGAAGGTTGGAAAGAGATATGGTTCGTTGTAAAGAAGAGGGGCTTGAAATTCTTTCTCCTCCTATGGTATTTATCAATCGTTTATCTGACTATTTTTTTGTAGCGGCTCGATTTGCAAATTTAGAAGAAAAGATTCAGGAGCCCGTATGGACGTCCCGAGCAAAAGCGTAAATTCTCATCCCAAGGCACTTCCGACGTTATTCCTCACGGAAACCTGGGAACGTTTTAGTTTTTATGGAATGAGGGCCTTGCTTGTTTTGTTTTTAACAAAGGTCTTTCACTATTCCGATCCGATCGCCCAAGATATTTACGGATATTATATCGGTCTCGTGTATCTGACTCCTTTGATCGGCGGATATCTCGCAGATCGATATCTGGGTTTTAAAACTTCCATCTATCTCGGGACAACGTTGATGATGTTTGGACATTTGAGTCTCGGCTTTGAGACAAAACCCTTTTTCTTTTTCGGACTCTTTTTACTCATCATAGGAGTCGGTTTTTTCAAACCGAGTATCTCAACGGTAATAGGGAGAATCTACGAAGAAGAAAACAAAAATCATATGAAAGATTCCGGTTTTACGATCTTTTATATGGGAATCAACTTAGGCGGTTTTTTAGGTCCGATCTTTTGCGGTTATTTTAGCGAATCATTTGGATGGGGATACGGTTTTGGCGTTGCTGCGTTCGGTGTGTTTTTCGGAATTACGATCTTTCTTTTCGGACAAAAAAAAATCCCTCAAATTGTATTTCAACCCGGTAAAAAAAATCATATCCAACCATCCAAGAAACTCGTTCCCCTCACAAAGGAAGAAAAAGAAAGAGTAGGCGTGATTCTCATTTTCACAACGTTGATGATCATTTTCTGGGGAGTGTTTGAACAGATCGGATCTTCGATGAATCTTTTTATCGATCGTCATGTGGACAGAAGTCTTTTCGGATATGAGATACCGACTCCTTTATTCCAATCTTTAAATCCTCTTTTGATCCTTGTTTTTGCACCTTTGGTGGCGTCCTTTTGGACAGCGCTTTCTAAAAGAAATTTAAAACCAGATACTTCGACCCGCTTTGCATACGGCTTTTTTATTTTGAGTTTGGGATATTTGACTCTGGTCGGAGCGACGTATGACTTTCAGAAAGGAAGCAAGATCTCTTTTCTTTGGGTTTTTTTGATGGTGACTCTGATTACAATCGGAGAACTGTTTACCTCTCCAGTTGGCCTTTCTTTAGTTACCAAATTGGCGCCTACTCATCTTGGGGGATTTTTGATGGGAGTGTGGTTTATTTCCAGTTTTTTTGGAGGAATCTTAACCGCTAAACTAGGCGGACTGATGAGCACGGATAATTTTCCTGTTTTTTTCGGTATGTTTGCGGGTCTTGCATTTGCGGGAAGTCTGATTCTTTATCTCGCAAGAAAAAAATTTCAGACTTGGATGCATGGAGGTGATTTATGATCAATTTTGAATATTTAAGGATACATATAAATCGTATCGTTTTGATTTTTTTTATTTTGGTTTTGTTTCAAACAAATCTTTTTGCAGATCCTTTTAGCGATTTGCTCAAGGATGATTTCGAAGCGGGACAAACTCTTCTTATTAAAAATTCTGTCTTTCAGAAATTGGGTGGGAAGTCCAAAGATCCCAAGGTAATCGAAATTACGAAGAATACGATTCCTTGGGCGATCATGGAAGGATTGGCTCCGGAAACGATTGCGGACTTGATCGTAAATCAATATTACGTTTCTCTTTCCGGAATGCGGTTTACGGAATCTGAAGACGCGATTCCAATCTTATCCAAACAAAAACTTTCCGAAAAAGATTTCGTTCTGGTTTCCTTGTTTGTAAAGGAAACCGATCAAGCAGGAATTCGAGAAGAGGTTAGAAACGTATTCTTATCCACTGTTTTAAAATCTCGCTGGGACGGATTTTCCATTCTCGCGGGAGGAAGAGCTTTGATTGCCGGAAAATATGTCGGAATTCCAGAAAACAGACTCGCATCCAGGATCTTGAGTTTATTTCCCACCAAGGGCGCGAATTCAGCGTTTGAAAAAACGGATTCTGCATTTAGACAGGCTATCTTTTTCAATCCCGCAAACGATCGTTATACACTCGCTTCCGACTTATTATCTCAACTTAGATCTCTTCATTCTGGAACCAAAAGTAAGTCTTTGGATTCATGGACTTCTTCGATTGCAACCGCAAGATCCTTGGATGGCAGTTTGAATTCCGCTGGAGACGTTGTGATTGGAGATAGGCCCAAGTTTGGCTTTGAAGAAAACATTCCGGAACCGCCCTTAGTTCCGGAAATAGAACCGGACGCTCCTGTCATTCCTGTGAAGGCAGAATGGGAAGTATTACAGTCTTCGAATTTGAACAAGGTCGTTCGGGAATGGTTGGGAACTCCTTACTATTGGGGAGGGACTTCTAAAAAGGGTGTGGACTGTTCCGGTTTTACGTTTAGTTCCTTGACGGATGCCAGGGTTGGAGTTCCCACAAAAATCGTTCCTCGTGTAGGGAATGGTCAAGCAAAAGTAGGGAACAATGTGTCCCGTGAAAATCTAAAGGCAGGAGATTTGATCTTTTTTTCGGCTTCTCCAAATCAGAGTAAGATTACTCACGTAGGACTTGTGATTTCGGATAAGGAATTTGCACATGCCTCTTCTACAAGAGGGGTTGTAATCGATAAAATTTCTATAAAATGGTGGGTGGATCGTTATGTGACATCGAGACGCGTTTTTAAGAAAGTGAATCCTTAATCGATTCTGAAACTTTAAAGACATGAACGTTCTTTAACGAACCTTTTTTAGTCTTTTAAAGAGTTTTCCAAGGTCCTGATTTTTTTTTAAAAGGACTTCGTAATGATTTTTCGAATTTCTGAGACACTCTATTTTTTTGGTCTTCAAACTTTTTCTTGTATTTGAATTTTTTCCAAATATAGGAGCCTTATAGACAGCTTGCGATTTCTATAAGGTTCCCGTCTTTTTTAAGAATCAAACCAATCTCGATAATCCAATACAGAAAAACAGTAAGCCGGATCACATTCTAAGGTTCGAATGATTCGATTGTTTAGCAAATCGAGGTGGAGGATATACCTGTAATTCCTGTGAAACGTGGGAGCTCCCTCATTCATCATATTCACGATAGAATCTCCAACTCCAATCTCATCCAGCCATAACAAATAATTAAAAAGATAACAACGTGAAACGCCATGCGTCTGGGCAAGGGTTCCGAGTAAGGCCCATGCTCCCGTATTCATCCGAACGTTCATTCGCTTCATCTTTTCTGTCCCCAAACTCGGTTGATACATAGTTTTTCCTGCTTTTTTTCCTAAACGTTTGGTCGAAGTAAGATACTTTCCATATATCTTCAAAAGCGTGGGAATTCGTTTTGGCAACATTCGTCTCTTTTCTTCACGATAGCGGAGCAAAGTAGATTCCGGTATTAACAACGTAACCACGTCTGTTTTGCTTTCTCTGAGAATCGATTCAATTTCAAAGTCTGATTTTAAAAGTAATACGCCCATACCGAATACGGTTCCTGGACATTTCAAAACGAATCGTTTAAAACAAAAAAAAGATTGAATGGAAATCAAAAGTCAAAAAAAGGCTATGTTCAGTTGATTCAAGAGCTTTCTCTTCCTATAAAAAATCCGAGTTTTACAAATTCGTTTTTTAAAAAAGATTCGGACCCATCCAAAATAAAATGGATTTATTCCTTTAGATTGAGTTCTTCCACAATCCCCATAAGAATTTTGGTCTTTTCCATCGGATTGGGATCGACTAAGATTTCTTGTTTTTTTGAAAATTCAAAATTGAGAATGGATGCGATGAAGTCGATCGGGAAAGGATGGGTCATGAGTTCGTTCATTCTCAAAATCAGATCCTCTCCGGCGCCCTCGGAAAGAAGGATTCTTTTGGTCATGAACAAGAGTCTTTCAAATATTTTTATAAATTCTTCATTTTTGAGATATTCAAAATCGGGTTCTATTTTTTCGATTCTTGCAACTCGAAAGGGTTCTACGGTTTCGTAGTCGATGAGTTTTGCGATTCCTTTTCCTTCCAGAAGAATATTGGATCTTCCGTCAGGAAGCGGGTCTCTTCGGATAATCTTTCCCCAGCCGAATACGGTTTCAATTTCGGGATGTTTGGATGGAGCTCTCGATTTTGCGGGAATGATCGGAGCGATCGCCAATTCTTCGCCCGATTCCATACAATAATCCAACATCAGTCTATATCTCGGTTCAAAGATATGGAGAGGTAGGTATGTCCCAGGAAACAGAATGATTTCCGGTAAAGGAAAGATTGGGACAGTAGTGGTTGACACGGGAAGGATACTATAACTGCTTAGAGAGAAACCGTAAATCAAAATCCACAGGCATGGTAGAATTTGTATTATCTGGACCGAAACCGTTTTCAAACCTCCACTGAAAATCTTAAGAATTTAAAAATCATCGTAATCGGAGATTTCATTTTAGATGAATATTTGATCGGAGAAGTCAATCGAATCTCTCCCGAAGCTCCGGTCCCCGTAGTCTGGGTCCGCAAAGAAAAGATCACCTTAGGCGGAGCCGGAAACGTAGTCAAAAATTTATCGAGCTTAGGAGTTCAATCCATCGTTCTTGGAAGAGCGGGCAAGGACGATAAGGCGAAAATTCTTTCCGAGTTATTGGAAAAGGAGAATACGGATTCTCAAAAAAACTTTCTGATTCAATCGGCGGAAGTTCCCACCATTTTAAAAACCAGAGTCATCGCAGGTCATCAACAGGTTTGCAGAATCGATAAAGAAGAACTAAAACCGATTACCGAAAAAGAAGAAAAACAATTGATCCAAGCCTTTTTGGATCGAATCGATTCCGCTGACGGAGTGATTCTTTCCGACTACGATAAAGGAACCTTAACTCCGAAAATCATCTACGAAATTTCCAGGATCTGTTTGGAGCGAAAAAAGATAGTCACCGTTGATCCTCAAGTCAGTCATTTTTTTCAATACCAAGGTGCAAGCATTCTCACCCCAAACCACCACGAAGCAGGCAAGGCGCTGGGTAGAAAATTGGAAACCGATTCTGAAATTCTTCAAGCCGCGGAGGAGATCACGGAAAAACTTTCCTGTCCTTCTCTTATGATCACAAGAGGAGAAAAGGGAATGAGTTTGTATCTGACATCTCAAAAAGAAATCTTTCACATTCCCACGGTCGCGAGAGAAGTATTCGACGTGACCGGAGCGGGAGACACAGTCATCAGCACATACACCGCGTATCATGCAGCGGGTTTAAGCGAACTCGATGCGAGCGTGGTTTCCAACGCGGCTGCGGGAGTTGTGGTCGCAAAACTCGGGGCCGAAACCGTCACCCCGGAAGAATTAAAAAATTCTCTTTCTGCGATGGGAACCTTCCAAGGATAATCGATCTATGAATCTCAAAAGTCATATCGTTCCTTGGGAAGAAGCGGCTAACGTATCGGATCGAATCCGTAAAACCGGGAAAATCGTTTTTACAAACGGTTGTTTTGACCTCGTTCACCGAGGACATCTCACCTATCTTTCCCAGGCGCGGGAACTGGGAGATTTTCTTTGGGTGGGAATCAATGCCGATCTTTCCGTGAAACGCTTAAAAGGTGAACAAAGACCGGTCGTTTCCGAAGAGGACCGAGCCATTCTTCTTTCCAGCCTTCGATTTGTGGATGCGGTCACGATTTTTCCGCAAGATACTCCGTTGGAGCTCCTACGTTTGGTCCGACCGGCGATTCACGTCAAAGGAGGGGACTACAAAATTGAAGATCTTCCCGAAACACCGCTCGTCCGAGAATTCGGCGGCGAGGTCACGATTTTGCCGTTTGTATCCGGAAAATCCACCACGGGTTTGATCCAGAAAATCCTGAAACTCTAAAACAAGGTCTTTCTATTTTTTTAGAGACAGAATTCTGTGAAATTCCTGTTTGAATTTCTGGAAACTCCCAAAACTCTGTTCTGAAAGGCGGGAATGGAAGTTGTCGAGAACTAAGTTTATCTTTGTAACCGGAGGGGTGAGTTCCTCACTTGGAAAGGGAGTCACCGTTGCGGCTCTGGGTTGTCTGTTGGAAAGCCGTGGTTACACTGTTTCCCTCCAAAAGATGGACCCTTATATCAATATCGATCCGGGTACGATGAGTCCGTATCAACACGGAGAGGTTTATGTGACCGCCGACGGAGCCGAGACGGATTTGGATCTCGGTTATTACGAACGTTTTACTCATTCTAAATTGACCAGAAAGAATTCCGTTTCCACAGGACAGATTTATAACACAGTCATTCAAAGAGAAAGAAAGGGAGACTATCTCGGCCGAACCGTTCAGGTGGTTCCGCATATCACCAACGAAATTCGAAATCGAATGTATATCGTTGCCCGTGAAGAAAATCCGGATTTTATCATCGTAGAAATCGGAGGAACCGTAGGAGACATCGAATCGATTCCATTCTTAGAAGCGATCCGTCAGATGCGCTATGAACACGGAAATTCAAACGTACTTTTTGTGCACCTCACCTTGGTTCCGACCATCACCGCCGCAGGAGAAGCAAAGACAAAACCGACTCAACATTCCGTGAAGGAATTATTAGGGCTCGGAATTCAGCCCGACATTTTAGTCTGTAGAGTTTCTCAGCCGATGACCAAAGAGATGAAAAACAAACTTTCTCTTTTTTGCAACGTGAAAGAAGAAAACGTAATCTCCGCGAGTGACATCACGACTTCTATATACGAAATTCCTAAAATGTATAAGGAAGAAAAGTTGGACGAGGTCGTTCTAAAAACCATGGGCCTCGAACTCGGAACCTCCAAGTTCAAGGGATGGGATACGATGGTGAAAGGTCTTCTCACCACAAAACACACGGTTCAGGTCGCGGTAGTGGGAAAGTATATCTCCTTACAAGATGCATATCGCTCCATCTACGAAAGCCTTTCTCACGGCGGAATCGCTCACGAAGCGAAAGTTGAATTCGTAAAAATTGATCCCGAAAACCTGGATAAGGAAAATGTAATCAATACTCTCAAAAACGTTCACGGGATTCTGGTTCCCGGCGGTTTTGGCGATCGCGGAATCGAAGGCAAGATTCTCGCGATCCAATACGCAAGAACCCAAGGAATTCCATTTTTTGGAATCTGTCTCGGAATGCAATGTGCGGTTGTCGAATACGGAAGAAACGTACTCGGACTCAAAGACGCAAATTCCACGGAGATCAGACCCGATACCGAAAATCCTGTGATTTCCCTCTTAGAGGAACAAAATGATATCGAACAAATGGGCGGAACGATGAGACTCGGTTCCTATCCTTGCAAAATCAAAAAAGGAACCCTGGCTTTCGCGGAATACAAGTCCGAGCTCATACACGAACGTCATAGACATCGGTTCGAATTTACAAATCGATACAAACAACAATTCGAAGAAAACGGAATGGTTCTTTCCGGTTCTTCACCGGATGACAACCTCGTTGAGATTGTGGAAATTCCAAAACATAATTGGTTTATAGGAGTTCAGTTTCATCCGGAATTCCAGTCCAAACCGACGGCGCCGCATCCTTTATTCGCTGGATTTATCGGCGCAGCCGTGAAATACTCAAAGAAAGGATCATCATGAAAGACAATACCTGCACCCAAAGAGAATTCCTAAACGGAGCCAAGATCGGAGGAGACCAACCTTTCTTTTTAATCTCCGGTCCTTGTGTGATGGAGAATCGGGATTTATTGGATCGAGTTTGTGCCGAAATGATCGAGATCTGCGCAGAATTGAAAATTCCTTATATTTTTAAAAGCAGTTTTGACAAAGCCAACCGTTCTTCCGTAAATTCTTACAGAGGCCCCGGACTTGCGGAAGGTATTAAAAATTTAGAATATATCAAAAACAAATACAATGTTCCCGTTCTTACGGACATCCACGAAACACATCAAATCGGTCCGCTCAAGGACGTGATCGACATCTATCAAATCCCTGCTTTCTTATGCAGACAAACGGATCTCATTGCAGAATCCGCTAAAACCGGAAAATGGGTGAACGTAAAAAAAGGACAATTCCTCGCCCCATCCGACACCCGTCATATCGCGACAAAGATGAAAGAATCCGGCAACGATAAGATTCTCGTGACCGAAAGAGGAACCTCCTTTGGCTACGGAAATTTGATCTTTGACGGAAGAGCGATTCCCATCATTCACGGATTCGACATTCCTTTGATCTTCGACGCAACCCATTCCGCACAACTTCCCGGAGCCGCTGGAAACAGCACCGGAGGACAAAGAGAATTTATTCCGAGTATATTACGTTCCGCTGTTTCTTTGGGAATCGAAGGGATTTTTATGGAAGTTCATCCCGATCCGGAAAAGGCGCTTTCGGATGCTACAACTCAATATCCTCTTTCCCAGATCAAAGCTCTGCTCAAAGAAATGATCGGACTGGATCGATATATCAAAAAGGAAATCTTAGTTTCCAGAAACCAGTCGTAATCGGATCTTTTATGAAACGAGCTTACAACAGGATTCGAATTCTTTTCATTCTGATTTCGTTTTGTTTGTCCGCATTCTTATTTACGGATTGTAAAAAGCTAAATTACGAAAGAGTGGAAAAAGAAAGAGAAGCGGGAGCATCGATTTCCATTCGGAACTTTAAAAGAGAAGCATATACTCAGGACGGAAGACTTCAATGGGAACTCAAAGCGCTGGAATCCTACGTTTTTGTAAACGAAGATCGGACCATCTTTTATAATATCGATTTCGATCAGTATGAAGATGGAAAATTCAAATCCAAACTACTCGGTGAAAAAGGAGAGATCAATCACAAGACACGATTGATGAAACTGGAAGGAAAGATCTTTCTAAGAACGGACGATAACAAAACCCTCACTGCAAGAGCGATCGAATACAATATGGATACCAAAAAATTGGTATCGGATTCTGAAGTTACCGTAAGTGCAGATGGAACCACGATTCATGGGGTGGGCCTAAGAGCAGATAAAGATCTCAATAAGTTTACAATCCTAAGACCTACCGCCATTACACAGGGAGGCACCAACCCATTAAAAGCCGCCGGTTCCAAATGATTCGAAAATCAACATTCTTACTTTTTTTATTTTTACTTGCGTTTCCTAATTTCGGAAACGTAAAACCTCCTTTGCCGATCGGAAGTGAAACCGCGGATCGAAAATTTATCAGCATTCCCGATACCATTCCCGAAAAGAAAAATTCCGCTCCCGACTTTCCCACGCTTTGGGGAGGATCTTCCTTAACCCAGGAAGATAAGACAATCTCGGGTTTAAAGATCACAACTTTTAGTTTGGATGGAGGAGCTTGGATCCAACACAGAAAGGTAAAACTTTCGGCGAGCCAGATCGAAGTCTACGGAAAGGACGCATTTAAAGGATTTCTTAAAGGTGGAGTTTTTATCCAGGACGGAGACAACGGAGTCACTCTCAGAGCGGGAACGGGAGAATACGATAAAATGGAGGAAAAGATTTATATCAAAGATCGTCCCCGTCTGTTTCACACGGATAAAAGCGGAATCAAAACCGTCATCTCCGCAACCTTTATAGAAAGAAACCTCGCTAAAAAAACTACGATCTTAAAAGAAAACGTAATCATCGCACATCCTCAGATCACCATCCTTTGTAAAGAAGCAGTCTTTGAAGAAGACGAGGATAAGATCACAACGGATCCCAATCCGATTCTGATTGCGAAAGACAGATATCTGACCGGAAAACAACTCACGTTTCATACAAACGAAAATAGAATCGAACTGACCGGAGACAGCATTCTATTTCAAAATTATACTGAAACCGAAAAAGTGGAAAACAAGGATTCAAAAAATTCGAAACCTGCCGAAGAAAAGCAGAAAAAAGAAGTTACCCGAGTCGCGATTTTAAAAGGAGATCAGCTGGTCAGCGATAAGGATGAAAACGGAGAAACGAGAGTGGGTCTGTATGGAAACGCCAAGATCTATCGGCACACGATGAAAATGGAAGCTGAAAAATTGATCAGCTATGGAAAAAACTCCACAAAGATAGAGGCTCGAAATCAAATCACAATTCACGATCGAGAAAACAGATTGATCCTCTCCGGGAATGTCCTTGACTACTTTAAAAACGAACAGTACATTCATTTGACCGATTCGGGGAAAATCGATTTTCTTGATAAAAAATCCGAGACAGTTACAAGCACAATGACAGCCGTCGAATTTGAACGATTTCTGGATAAAAATGAAACCGTGATTCGTGGAAACGTAATTATAGAAGGCAAGGATTCTTCCGCAACGGGGGAATACGCAACTTATTTTGAAAAAGAGGAAAAAGTGTATCTTGAGGGAAATCCTACGTTAAAGAAAAACGGCAGAGACATTCATGCAGGAAGAATCATATTCTTTCCAAGAGAAGGTCGCGCGCTTTTAACCGATGGAATCGTTCCCGGAAAGTAAACTACGATTATGAGTAAAACCTTCCGAATGGAAAACCTGGTCAAGGTCTACAACAAAAGAAAGGTAGTAGACGGAGCCAGTTTTGATATCACTAAAGGAGAAGTAGTCGGCCTGCTTGGTCCGAACGGCGCCGGGAAAACCACTTCTTTTTATATGTCCGTGGGTTTTGTTAGACCCGATTCCGGTAAAGTTTATATCGACGGACAAGACGTTACCGATTCTCCGATGCATATCCGTGCGAGATCCGGGGTCGGTTATCTCGCGCAAGAAGCTTCTATCTTTCGAAAACTCACGGTCGCCGAAAACCTGGAAGCAATCCTTGAGACGATGAATCTATCCAGAACCGAAATCATAAAAAGAAGAGACGAACTCCTTATCGAACTACAGATCATGAGAGTCGCCAACCAAAAGGGTTATACTCTTTCGGGAGGTGAAAGAAGACGTTGTGAAATCGCGAGAGCTTTGGTTACAAATCCCGATTTCATTCTTCTGGACGAACCGTTTGCGGGAGTAGATCCGATCGCGGTAAAGGACATTCAAACCGTAATCCAGTCTCTCAAAAAAAGAGGTCTTGGAATTTTGATCACGGATCACAACGTTCGCGAAACTCTAAAGATCACGGACCGCGCGTATATCATGTATAGCGGTAGAATTTTGATTTCCGGTTCCACACACGATCTCGTAAACGATCCGGAAACAAGAAGAATCTATTTGGGCGAGGATTTTACGCTGTGAATCTCAGTCACTCACTGGTTCAAAAACAAACCCAGAAACTGGTGATGACTCAAGACTTAAGACAGTCCATAGAATTGCTTCCCCTTTCCACGATCGAACTCTCCGATCGGATCAGTTCGGAACTCATAGAAAATCCGATGCTCGAAGAAGAATATGCATCCGAAAAAAATCGAACCCCCGATCTTTACAGCAGAGACGATCTCCGAAGAAAAGAAAAGAACGACTTCATTAAAAATTCTGACGTAACCTGGCAGGATAATTATTCCATCGATAGAGCCGGATCAACCGGTTCCGACGCAGGCGATCGAAATCAAAAATATATAGAATCCTCTCCTGAAAAAAGTTCTCTTTCGGAGCATCTTCTCTGGCAGCTTCGACTTTCAAGTTTAAAACCCGACGAGATAACGATCGGAGAAATGTTGATCTCGATGTTGGACGATCACGGATTTATCTCGATTCCGATTCCCGACTTTTGCAAGGAGATGAGTCTGAATGAAAAGAAAGTGCGTAAGGTTCTCGGACAAATCCACAGACTGGATCCTCTCGGCATCGGCGCGAAAGACGTGCAAGAAACACTGCTCATTCAGGCAAAGATTCTTAAGCCGGAAGACATTAAACTGCATACTCTAATCCAAGATCATATCAAGGATCTTGAAAAACTGGATTACAAGACCATATCCAAAAAAATGGAGTTGTCTTTGGAAGCGGTGGAATCGCTCGCCTCAGAGATCAAAAAGCTGGAGCCGTATCCCGCAACTCTTTACACTTCCAACAAACCCGATTATGTGATGCCGGACGTGATCGTGCGCGAAGTCGAGGGGGAATTTGACATCTATATCAACGACGAATGGATTCCAAAACTAAAAATTAATAAAGAATATAAGAATATTCTAAAAAACGCAAAAGATAACGACAAGGAATATATCACCACGAAACTCGGTTCCGCGGAATGGCTGATTCGTTCCGTAAATCAAAGAAGACAAACCTTGTTTAAGGTGACATCCGCAATCATCGAAATGCAGATCGAGTTTTTTAGAAAAGGAATCCAATTCATCCGCCCTTTAACCCTAAAAGACATCGCCGAAAGACTCGATATGCACGAATCTACCGTATCCAGAATCACTTCCAATAAATACATACAGACATCTCGTGGAATTCTCGAATTAAAATGGTTTTTCTCTTCCGGTGTGCGATCATCGGAAGGAGGAATCGAATCCTCCAAAAAAATTCACGATCTCATTCGTAATCTTGTCAAAGAAGAAAAATCGGAAAGCCCGTTGTCCGATCAGGAAATCGTGGAAGCAATTCAAAAACAAGGAATTGAAATCGCGAGGCGAACTGTCGCGAAATATAGAAAAATTCTAAAAATTCTACCATCGAGTCAGAGAAAGAAAGTTAAGTCATTGGAGTCTAGGTAAATCGTATGTCCATGCCGGGAATCAACGTTTCCAATATTCTCAAAGAACACGAAGAACTTGGACTGCGTCTTCTGGCAGGAGAAAAAGGACTGACCAATCGAATCAACATGTCCGAGATCAACAGACCCGGTCTTTCACTCACAGGCTTTTACGAAAGTTTTGCACACGATCGAATTCAGATTTTCGGAAAAGGAGAATGGGCGTTTATCACTTCTCGATCCCCCGAGGACTTAAAACAAATCGCGGCGGACTTTTTTAGTTTTCATCTCAACTGTATTATCTTCACCCACGGAAACATGCCGCCGCCGATTTTTTTGGAAAACTGCGAGCGTCTCGGAATTCCTCTGATGATCTCGGACGTATCCACGCATAAATTCATCACTCTCATTTCAGGAATTTTGGATCGCAGTCTG comes from the Leptospira sp. WS92.C1 genome and includes:
- the lptB gene encoding LPS export ABC transporter ATP-binding protein, with translation MSKTFRMENLVKVYNKRKVVDGASFDITKGEVVGLLGPNGAGKTTSFYMSVGFVRPDSGKVYIDGQDVTDSPMHIRARSGVGYLAQEASIFRKLTVAENLEAILETMNLSRTEIIKRRDELLIELQIMRVANQKGYTLSGGERRRCEIARALVTNPDFILLDEPFAGVDPIAVKDIQTVIQSLKKRGLGILITDHNVRETLKITDRAYIMYSGRILISGSTHDLVNDPETRRIYLGEDFTL
- the kdsA gene encoding 3-deoxy-8-phosphooctulonate synthase, which produces MKDNTCTQREFLNGAKIGGDQPFFLISGPCVMENRDLLDRVCAEMIEICAELKIPYIFKSSFDKANRSSVNSYRGPGLAEGIKNLEYIKNKYNVPVLTDIHETHQIGPLKDVIDIYQIPAFLCRQTDLIAESAKTGKWVNVKKGQFLAPSDTRHIATKMKESGNDKILVTERGTSFGYGNLIFDGRAIPIIHGFDIPLIFDATHSAQLPGAAGNSTGGQREFIPSILRSAVSLGIEGIFMEVHPDPEKALSDATTQYPLSQIKALLKEMIGLDRYIKKEILVSRNQS
- the lptC gene encoding LPS export ABC transporter periplasmic protein LptC: MKRAYNRIRILFILISFCLSAFLFTDCKKLNYERVEKEREAGASISIRNFKREAYTQDGRLQWELKALESYVFVNEDRTIFYNIDFDQYEDGKFKSKLLGEKGEINHKTRLMKLEGKIFLRTDDNKTLTARAIEYNMDTKKLVSDSEVTVSADGTTIHGVGLRADKDLNKFTILRPTAITQGGTNPLKAAGSK
- a CDS encoding LptA/OstA family protein; this encodes MIRKSTFLLFLFLLAFPNFGNVKPPLPIGSETADRKFISIPDTIPEKKNSAPDFPTLWGGSSLTQEDKTISGLKITTFSLDGGAWIQHRKVKLSASQIEVYGKDAFKGFLKGGVFIQDGDNGVTLRAGTGEYDKMEEKIYIKDRPRLFHTDKSGIKTVISATFIERNLAKKTTILKENVIIAHPQITILCKEAVFEEDEDKITTDPNPILIAKDRYLTGKQLTFHTNENRIELTGDSILFQNYTETEKVENKDSKNSKPAEEKQKKEVTRVAILKGDQLVSDKDENGETRVGLYGNAKIYRHTMKMEAEKLISYGKNSTKIEARNQITIHDRENRLILSGNVLDYFKNEQYIHLTDSGKIDFLDKKSETVTSTMTAVEFERFLDKNETVIRGNVIIEGKDSSATGEYATYFEKEEKVYLEGNPTLKKNGRDIHAGRIIFFPREGRALLTDGIVPGK
- a CDS encoding CTP synthase, producing the protein MSRTKFIFVTGGVSSSLGKGVTVAALGCLLESRGYTVSLQKMDPYINIDPGTMSPYQHGEVYVTADGAETDLDLGYYERFTHSKLTRKNSVSTGQIYNTVIQRERKGDYLGRTVQVVPHITNEIRNRMYIVAREENPDFIIVEIGGTVGDIESIPFLEAIRQMRYEHGNSNVLFVHLTLVPTITAAGEAKTKPTQHSVKELLGLGIQPDILVCRVSQPMTKEMKNKLSLFCNVKEENVISASDITTSIYEIPKMYKEEKLDEVVLKTMGLELGTSKFKGWDTMVKGLLTTKHTVQVAVVGKYISLQDAYRSIYESLSHGGIAHEAKVEFVKIDPENLDKENVINTLKNVHGILVPGGFGDRGIEGKILAIQYARTQGIPFFGICLGMQCAVVEYGRNVLGLKDANSTEIRPDTENPVISLLEEQNDIEQMGGTMRLGSYPCKIKKGTLAFAEYKSELIHERHRHRFEFTNRYKQQFEENGMVLSGSSPDDNLVEIVEIPKHNWFIGVQFHPEFQSKPTAPHPLFAGFIGAAVKYSKKGSS
- the rpoN gene encoding RNA polymerase factor sigma-54; this translates as MNLSHSLVQKQTQKLVMTQDLRQSIELLPLSTIELSDRISSELIENPMLEEEYASEKNRTPDLYSRDDLRRKEKNDFIKNSDVTWQDNYSIDRAGSTGSDAGDRNQKYIESSPEKSSLSEHLLWQLRLSSLKPDEITIGEMLISMLDDHGFISIPIPDFCKEMSLNEKKVRKVLGQIHRLDPLGIGAKDVQETLLIQAKILKPEDIKLHTLIQDHIKDLEKLDYKTISKKMELSLEAVESLASEIKKLEPYPATLYTSNKPDYVMPDVIVREVEGEFDIYINDEWIPKLKINKEYKNILKNAKDNDKEYITTKLGSAEWLIRSVNQRRQTLFKVTSAIIEMQIEFFRKGIQFIRPLTLKDIAERLDMHESTVSRITSNKYIQTSRGILELKWFFSSGVRSSEGGIESSKKIHDLIRNLVKEEKSESPLSDQEIVEAIQKQGIEIARRTVAKYRKILKILPSSQRKKVKSLESR